ATTGTATCAACTATTAAATATGATGAAAAGAAATAATTGGTAATTATAAAGTGGTTGGTTTGAAGGGGGAGAAAAACATGAATTATAAAAAACGGGATTTTTCGATTATTTGTGCTCATGCTTTTACGATTTTAATATGGGGGACTGCCTTTCCGGCAATTCGTATGGGGCTTGAATCTTATACACCTGAGCATCTTACTTTACTACGTTTATTAATCGCTTCATTTATACTTCTGTTGTTTTCTTTTATTTACAAGTTACGGCTACCGGATTTAAAGGATATCCCAGCAATTTTTATGTTCGGTGCGTTAGGATTCACTTTTTATCACATAGCATTAAACTATGGCGAAAAAACAGTAAATGCTGGTTCTGCAAGTTTAATTGTTTCCGTCACACCTATAGTAACGGCAATTCTTGCTTCTGTTTTTTTGAACGAAAAAATGAAATTAAATGGTTGGATCGGTGGTGTAATTAGTTTTATAGGAATTGCTCTCATATCATTTAGTCAAGGAGATGCTATTCAATTGAATAGTGGGGGATTATTTATATTATTAGCAGCGATTTCAGAAAGCCTATATTTTGTTTTCCAAATTTCTTACTTAAAAAAGTACGGCTTTTTACCATTTACCATATATACAATTTTATCTAGTACTGTATGTATGTTTATTTTCTTACCGGGAATGTATCAAGAAATACTAGCAGCTCCTCTTGAAGTGAATGTGAGTGTTTTATATTTAGGCTTATTTCCAACAGTACTCCCATATGTCACATTGGCCTATATCATATCTCATGCTGGTGCTGCTGAGGCAACAAGTTCTCTATATTTAACGCCAGTAACTGCATGTTTTATTGCTTGGTTATGGTTAGGTGAATTACCGACTTTTGTTTCGATAATTGGCGGGGGAATTACTATACTTGGAGTTTTAATTGCACATGTATCACTATCAAAAAAAGAAAAATATACAACTCTAGTAAATAATAAATCAATATAAACTCATTCCATAACCATTTTATTATACTTTTTATTATAATTTCTTTCTTTTGTTGATAAATATAATATTTTGTATTTTAGTTAAATATTGTATGTTACATTTTGGGTAGTAAGTATTTTAAAAGGAGATGAAAACATAATGAATGGAAAAAGGAAAGTTTTCACATGTATTTCTATTATAGGAATCGGATTAGCTAGTTTTTCTAATTCTAGTTTCGCAGCAATTGTAACGGACAATTCAGTACAAAATTCTATTCACGTAGTTAATCAACAAGTAGCTGCTGCAAAGGAAATGAAACCATTTCCCCAGCAAGTTAATTATGCAGGTGTTATAAAACCGAATCATGTTACACAGGAAAGTTTAAATGCTTCTGTAAGAAGTTACTACGATAATTGGAAAAAGAAATATTTGAAAAATGATTTATCTTCTTTACCTGGTGGTTATTACGTAAAAGGAGAGATTACGGGTGATGCGGATGGGTTTAAGCCACTTGGAACTTCAGAAGGTCAAGGGTATGGGATGATAATTACAGTATTAATGGCTGGTTATGATTCGAATGCTCAAAAAATCTATGACGGTTTATTTAAAACAGCAAGAACTTTTAAAAGCTCTCAAAATCCTAATTTAATGGGATGGGTTGTCGCAGATAGTAAAAAAGCACAAGGTCATTTTGATTCTGCTACTGATGGGGATTTAGATATTGCGTATTCCCTTCTTCTTGCTCATAAGCAGTGGGGGTCAAATGGATCGGTTAATTATTTGAAAGAAGCACAAGACATGATTACAAAAGGTATTAAAGCTAGTAATGTTACAAATAATAACCGACTAAATTTAGGAGATTGGGCTTCTAAAAGTTCACTTGATACAAGACCATCTGATTGGATGATGTCACACCTTAGAGCATTTTATGAATTTACAGGTGATAAAACTTGGCTTACTGTTATTAATAATTTGTACGATGTTTATACGCAATTTAGTAATAAGTACTCTCCAAATACAGGGCTTATTTCAGATTTTGTTGTGAAAAACCCACTACAACCAGCACCTAAAGATTTCTTAGATGAGTCACAGTATACAAATGCATATTATTACAATGCTAGCCGGGTACCATTAAGGATTGTAATGGACTATGCGATGTATGGAGAGAAAAGAAGTAAAGTTATCTCTGACAAAGTCTCTTCATGGATTCAAAATAAGACGAATGGAAATCCTTCTAAAATTGTGGATGGTTATCAATTAAACGGATCCAATATTGGTAGTTATTCAACTGCTGTATTTGTTTCACCATTTATTGCTGCAAGTATAACGAGTAGCAATAATCAAAAGTGGGTAAATAGCGGTTGGGATTGGATGAAGAATAAGAAAGAAAGTTACTTTAGTGATAGTTATAATTTATTAACTATGCTATTTATTACAGGTAATTGGTGGAAACCAGTACCTGATGATAAGAAAATAGAAAACCTAATAAATGATGAAGCTCAAAAAGGATACGATAAATAACAGGGTATTCTTTTTAGTAAAAGGAATTAGCACTATGCTAGTTCCTTTTTAATATTTCGTGAAGCAATATAGGTTTACAATTAAATAAAGAAAAATTTAATAAGATCATGTTGTAGGTTGTTGTTGGAAAAGGGAGAATATGTCACTCTGTTGAATATAAAAATACAACTTATTTATAAAGGAGCCTAAAATATTGAATATCCAGTTAAAGATTGTTACGAGAGCAAATTGGGAAGATGCATTAAAATTACAAGTTAAAGAAGAGCAAAGAAAATTTGTACCAACTGTAGCAGTTTCACTTGCTAAAGTGTATATAAAACCAGATGGTGACAATGTAGAATACATACCATTTGCGATATACGACGGCGAGCTAATGGTTGGTTTTGTTATGCACGCTGTTATAAAAAAGACAACTGATATGTATTGGATAAACGGCTTTATTATCGATCAAAAGCAGCAAGGCAATGGGTATGGAAAAGCAGCATTACAGAAAAGCATCTATTTAATAAAAAATACATATAAGGCGTGTAGAGAAATAAGGTTAACGGTACATAAAGATAATGTCTCTGCAAAGAAATTATATGAACGTTA
This Bacillus paramycoides DNA region includes the following protein-coding sequences:
- a CDS encoding DMT family transporter, with the protein product MNYKKRDFSIICAHAFTILIWGTAFPAIRMGLESYTPEHLTLLRLLIASFILLLFSFIYKLRLPDLKDIPAIFMFGALGFTFYHIALNYGEKTVNAGSASLIVSVTPIVTAILASVFLNEKMKLNGWIGGVISFIGIALISFSQGDAIQLNSGGLFILLAAISESLYFVFQISYLKKYGFLPFTIYTILSSTVCMFIFLPGMYQEILAAPLEVNVSVLYLGLFPTVLPYVTLAYIISHAGAAEATSSLYLTPVTACFIAWLWLGELPTFVSIIGGGITILGVLIAHVSLSKKEKYTTLVNNKSI
- a CDS encoding glycosyl hydrolase family 8, with the protein product MNGKRKVFTCISIIGIGLASFSNSSFAAIVTDNSVQNSIHVVNQQVAAAKEMKPFPQQVNYAGVIKPNHVTQESLNASVRSYYDNWKKKYLKNDLSSLPGGYYVKGEITGDADGFKPLGTSEGQGYGMIITVLMAGYDSNAQKIYDGLFKTARTFKSSQNPNLMGWVVADSKKAQGHFDSATDGDLDIAYSLLLAHKQWGSNGSVNYLKEAQDMITKGIKASNVTNNNRLNLGDWASKSSLDTRPSDWMMSHLRAFYEFTGDKTWLTVINNLYDVYTQFSNKYSPNTGLISDFVVKNPLQPAPKDFLDESQYTNAYYYNASRVPLRIVMDYAMYGEKRSKVISDKVSSWIQNKTNGNPSKIVDGYQLNGSNIGSYSTAVFVSPFIAASITSSNNQKWVNSGWDWMKNKKESYFSDSYNLLTMLFITGNWWKPVPDDKKIENLINDEAQKGYDK
- a CDS encoding GNAT family N-acetyltransferase — protein: MNIQLKIVTRANWEDALKLQVKEEQRKFVPTVAVSLAKVYIKPDGDNVEYIPFAIYDGELMVGFVMHAVIKKTTDMYWINGFIIDQKQQGNGYGKAALQKSIYLIKNTYKACREIRLTVHKDNVSAKKLYERYGFQPLGHDYDGEQVYRLFVNQL